Genomic window (Drosophila ananassae strain 14024-0371.13 chromosome 3L, ASM1763931v2, whole genome shotgun sequence):
AAGCGAATTTATTGTGACATTTTTATGAACGAGTATTTACCTGTTAAGCAACAATCGCCAGACACTTATATTTCTATTAAGTTAATTAAACAATGCGCCATCGGCCGCAGGAGGAGGCTACAATGGCCGCAATCGCCAGCTCACCCGGAagtgttttttgtgtgtgacACTCAGCCCCCTCAATGGGATCTCTGGCTTTTTTTATACTTTCCCCGGAATATGCAAAGCGTTTGCATTTTTTACGGCCAGTCGCAAACACTTTTAAATGCATCTGCAGCATCCGCATCCGCGTTCTCGTCCGCAGGAGCATAAAGCCATTTTAAAGCAAAAGCATGTAGACGGGATATTTTTTTACCCCGACGGATTACCGATTGGTACTCGGTTGTTctgaaaccaaaaaaaaaaacagtcttTAATATTCATTTGGCATTGTTAACACATGCGGAGAGAAAAGACCAAAATaagtattaataaaattatcagAAAAAGAGGGTCTCGGCTACTGGGGGATAGCCTAGAACTATTGCTGAACAAAGAGtcggaaaaaatattaaatatagaaGACCGAAGCCCGGTCGGCTCGGTGATGTAAacaatcaaatcaaaaatcaCAAAGTATCATTAAAATTACAGCTGTGCCAAGTAAGGGAAGTGCAACCGAAATATTTGCGCAATGAGAACGAGAAAATTTGAATCAAAACAGAAAAAGTGATGGAATTAAAAACCACAATTGGCCATTAATGATTTGTGTGTGATTTCGCGAATATACGAGTATATTTTAGTATTGCATTCGACGCGCGTTCGAAAAGTCGCGATTATGTGCAATTTTTGCCCTCTAATCAAGTCAAAAATTGCCCAAAAGTTAAGTCCACAAAATGCAGTTGCCACTTAAAAAGGGCTTAGCCGGGCTTGGCCAgctgaaaaaaaacaatataaacAGCTTAAATGGaaacttttaacttttttgcACGCCGGAAACCAGAAACCATAAACTAAGACAAAAACCAACGCACACACTCCGTCCAGACTCCGACTCCGCAATAAAAGCAAAATTCAACTCGAAAGTTGCATTTGGCCGGGCTTAGTATCGGACTTTTTTGGCTTAGCCATTgtgtatataaataatatgtatatacaGTAGTTTTTTGTGCGTGTTTATTTTAAGCCCTTTGACATGGAGCCAAAGTTTTGAGGGAGTTCCAAGCCGGACTGCAGACTGTACATGGAATATTAATTGTACTCGGCTTTTTGTTAAGTGAATTGTAAAATAGAAAACTAAGACACTAAAAACCAGCATGGGTCGCAAAAAGAAGCTGCCGACAGGCGTAAGTAAGAGCCTAAAGTGGCTTAAACCAAACAAAGTATAACCAAGAAAGTCACATTTGCATATTAGCAGCCAGTTGCCTCTTaaagttgccagttgccagtagAAACTTAGCTTGAATGCCGCTGAATCCCATGTCATTTAAATGGAAGCCCGACAATCGTCCAAGATCCATATCCGGATCCGGATCCAACACCGCCACTTTGCACTTAATTTTCttgtatgtttattttttatttatttgcaattCCGTCGCTCTCATGAATTCCCCGCCATAAACACCCACATACTTCCAACTCACCTCAACCTCCCccttctgtattttttttttaaatatgccAGATATCGTCTGGAGGCAACAACTCCGCCAACGCCCCCAAAACGGTGGGCGGGTGCTGTGTGCCACTGGGATTACCACAACCTTTGCTGCTCGAGGAGAAAAAGTTCCTGCTGGCTGTCGAGCGAGGGGATATGCCGAATGTGCGCAGGTGAGTGCCGTTTTTTCTGCCTCCAAATACCTTAAAAAGGATGAAGGATATAGGGTCTGGATAGGGGAGAGATAAAGCTAAGTCCTTGCCTAAATAAAAGATACAGTATGATGATTATATTTGTAACATTTTATTCACATacatatttgaatattttttaagaattctTGTATAATTAGAACAGAAATGAttagttgtatattttctCAAAAGAAAACTCATAtacttttaaactttaaaacatttaaaatcaTTTGAAATTATCAAAAATCCCCATTTCCCCTAAGAGGTATCCAAGTTTCGTTGGTTGTCAGCCCATTGTCAAGGGAAGCCCAGGTGTCGACTGGGCTGGGCCACACAGGTAACATAAATCCCTTCGGGACGCACCTTTGGTGTGTTTTGGGTTGTTCGGCGGTGCCACCATCATGCTGGGTGGTTTCATTTATTTGCACACGCACCCACCACCGCCTGAGGCCCCAGAATGGTTGCCTAACTTGTATCTTACAAGCCACTTAATAAGCAATATGAGGGCTCCACATCTCACATTCCCATTTGCGTTACTTTCTGCTCGTTTACAGCTTTACTTTAATAAATGCACAATTAATTTCGAGTTTTTTTGGCAATGAATATATGAGAATAtaggaaaaaaattcaattacgGGAGGTCTTTATGGAATAATAAGGAAAAGAAACAATATACTCTACTTTCCTTGTTCGGAATATGAAGATATTTAAAGAAAACCTGACATAAGCCAATAATAAAagttaatataatatattcctATATATAGAACTCTGAAAAGATTTGGTCGACAGGGCTGGCGGCCGTTTatgaacaattttttattgttttgatCGGGGGGTGATGATACGAGTAGTAGATTCGATGGTACGGGGAGTTGTTGTGCTGGTGGTGGGGGTGCTGGTTGTGAAGGTGGTATATGAACAAGCAAACAATCGGTGTCCATTGGTGTCCTTTTTCCCGTTGTGAATCCTGTTCTGGCTGTTCCTGTTGTACTGGATGTGGTTCCCGTAATTGTTTGAAGGAGGCATGCATATGTTCCGTGTGCCAAGTGTCGAGTCGGCCGAGCATCTTGTTGGGTATACACTATACAGGTTATACAATCTAATCCTAATACAGGCGCTAATACTAAGTCTAATGCTAAGGAAGTTACTAAGGAATACTAATCTTGTTCTCGAGGACAGGCGATGCGACATTGATGATAATGTTGTGGTTGTTATGGTGGGAGTTACTGTTTGTGAATTGATTACGCTAAGGGTTTGGGATATTGTGGTGGCGATGCCGGGACATAACTTAAAAGTTGATGAAACGATACGGATTGTAGCTTTTCATCTCGTCAAGGGTATAGCGGTAGATGACCTTCGAGGGCTCCTCCTCGGAGCCAACAGAGTCGTCCTCTTCTTCGCGAATTTCGTTCAATCGCTCCACCCGGATACCTTTCATCTGGCAGGCGCGCCGGTAGAGTTGCTCCTCCCTGTCCATGTAGAATTGGCAGGAAATGGGATGGTGTTGCATAGCTGGCGGTCCTGCTGCCAATGGATGTCCTGTGAATGGACCACCGGTCGCAGTATACGCCGCTGCATTGAACCAATTTGGAGCCATTCCTCCGCCGGCCACAATCTTCACCGTTTGAGTCTCTGGAAAACGTAAAGGTTATAATGTTTTAATGAAATTCGAAGCTATTTCGGAGGACGCACCCTTGTTCTTTTGGGCCATTTTGATGACCAAGCCTTGACCCTCGCCGACTTCCATTTCGAATCGACTTCACGCAAATCGCCGGGATCGAGGGATGATTATTGGTGTTACAAATAATTTAATCGCCAAATGTGGGTGGGTTTTTGTGGTGTGTTATTACTGTAATCGCGTCGTAAAAGCGTAGTCCGTTTCTTCTTTGAATTTTGTACAACAATTTATGTTGACGAACGATCATTAACTGAAAGTTTTCGTCTTTTTTGGTCGGCAGATGGTTATAAATTGTGACAGTTGACCAGCCAGGGCAACTAGATTTCCATAGCAGTGTTggtaacaaaataaaaagttaatACCCACTCGGACTTCTTCTTCCTTTTCGTGTCAGCCCTGAAAATGAAACGATTTTCCTTTCCTcacttttttgtgttttttgccGTATTTGGCACTCGATTGATTGGCAAAGTTTTTTGTTGGCCTCTCTCCGTAATTAGAAACTTTTCGACCAACTTTCGACTGCTCGGGCATCGCGAATCGATGATGAAGAAAAGCAAAAgtaattttgtcctttttctGCAACGAAAATTTGCTTAAATTAACAGCGAGCCCCCTGCTCGGTGGCCATGTCTTTTATTAAGAAAATTCCAATAATTGCGACGACATAATTCCCTTGCAGGATCTTGCAGAAGGCGCTGCGCCACCAGCACATCAACATCAACTGCATGGACCCCCTGGGCCGGCGGGCCCTCACCCTGGCGATAGACAACGAAAATCTGGAGATGGTCGAACTGCTTGTCATCATGGGTGTGGAGACAAAGGACGCCCTGCTCCATGCCATCAATGCGGAGTTCGTTGAGGCCGTCGAGCTGCTCCTCGAGCACGAGGAGCTCATCTACAAGGAGGGTGAGCCCTACGTAAGTCTTTCTTTCCTCCTTTTACAGGGAAAGAAATTTAAGAAATGCCAAACAATTTTCGTTGCCAagatatttattcaaaatggTTTGGGAAGGTTTATTTTTAGCGAATTTTATTAACGTTAACTGGACAAAAAAGCgactaaaagtatgctacaagCTATTTATTTTGGGAGAAGTTCCAACTATCATATAGTACTTCTTAATTTGAcccataaataaaatatatttctctGTGTCTTTGTCTGCTGTGCTCAGCTAATTTGCGGTTACCGTCCCATTGGCTTAGGCCCCGGTAACTTGAAGCTAACACGATTTTAATCAGTTTCCGTGTGAGGGGCTTTTGGGTGTTGGAGTGCTGAGCAGGATGCCTCGTGCCCGTCCTTCGGGATCAGCGTCGCCATCGGGCACGTACACGCAGCATCTCAAGGCTCGAGTGATTGGGAGTGTGCGATAAGCGGCCAGTGCCCTTGCCCGCCACATCCTGCTCCTGCCGATCCGTCTGCTCCGCAGTCCCTGTGCTCCTTCTGCTCCTGTATCTCCGGTTTACGTTTATTGCAAATAAAGTCGTCGGTCGGGATACCGACTGCTCCTGCCCGGCACTCCGCCTCCGCCAGATACTCTCGCAGTGCCAGACACCGCTCATATTTATGCACACTGGCACGCTTCATTAGGCAGCCATTGGGCGCTGTTGGAGCGTGAAAATTACTATTGTAGCGCATATGCAATAAAACGTTTAACAGGCTTAATAACATCTACAAATGATGAAGACAGCCTGGATTTGAGTGGGGCTCCCAGCCAGTGCTTCTACCAAGTATTTTTTCGGATGTCCTTCAGGGAGGGTCAAGCACCGAGATTTTCCAGCAGTTAGTGTGGGGTCAAGACGGCAAATCGATAGTCAGCAGTATTATAGCTACTTTTTTAAGATGATTTCCAAGAAAAGTCTGGTGATTGGTTGTAAATGGTAATATTTTGAATTACTTTTTGATTTCCCCCCTCAGAGTTGGCAAAAGGTGGACATAAACACGGCCATGTTCGCTCCGGATATCACGCCCCTTATGCTGGCCGCCCACAAAAACAACTTTGAAATATTGCGTATACTCTTGGATCGAGGAGCAGCAGTTCCCGTGCCACATGATATACGGTAGGTCCTTTCTCCAAGTCACAAATCAAGGATAAAACTTAAACATTCCATTTCTATTCCAGTTGCGGTTGTGAGGAGTGCATGCGTTTAATGGCTGAGGATTCGCTAAGGCACTCCCTTTCCAGAGTCAACATCTACCGGGCTCTGTGCAGTCCTTCGCTGATCTGCTTGACCTCCAATGATCCGATCCTGACGGCTTTCCAGCTGTCCTGGGAGCTAAGGAATCTGGCGTTGACCGAGCAGGAGTGCAAAGCGGAGTACATGGACTTGAGGCGACAATGCCAAAAGTTTGCGGTGGACCTTTTAGATCAGACAAGGACCTCCAACGAACTGGCCATTATCCTGAACTATGACCCGCAAATGTCGAGCTATGAGCCGGGAGACCGGATGAGCCTGACACGACTAGTCCAGGCCATATCCTACAAACAGAAGAAGGTAATTTGCCAGGCCAATTTCCCCTGAAGCCAATAATTCGTTCTCTCGTGTTTGCAGTTCGTTGCCCACTCGAATATTCAACAATTGCTATCATCGATTTGGTACGAGGGTCTCCCTGGTTTCCGTCGCAAGAGCATCGTGGACAAGGTCCTGTGCATCGGTCAGGTGGCGGTCCTGTTCCCACTCTACTGCCTCATCTACATGTGTGCCCCAAACTGCCGCACAGGGCAGCTGATGCGCAAGCCCTTTATGAAATTTCTGATACATGCCTCCTCCTATTTGTTTTTCCTCTGTGAGTATCCTGTATCCGAAGGATTGCAGACACAAACAATACGAGTTTGAAATAATAGGATAGCTACGATGCAATCGACAAGCGCATATCTTTTAAAGACTGAATCCCTTGCCTTTGAAGGCAAATTTTACTCTTCACAGTTCAGGAAATGTCAGCAAACAGGTCAACACTTTACGGTTATTTTTGGCCGGGATTTATTTACCTGTGACTTGGCATTACCTGGAAATCCCATGCCTCCACTCATCTCTATTTACTTTCGCAGTCATTCTAATTCTGGTCTCGCAGCGGGCGGATGATGACTTTGTCCGCATCTTCGGCACGGACAGGATGAAGAAGGAGCTGGCCGAGCAGGAGCTGCGACAACGTGGCCAGGCACCCACCAAGCTGGAGCTCATCGTCGTCCTCTACGTGATTGGCTTCATGTGGGAGGAAGTCCAGGAGATATTTGCCGTGGGCATGAAGAACTATTTGCGCAACATGTGGAATTTTATCGACTTTCTACGCAACAGTCTCTATGTGAGTGTCATGTGTTTAAGGTGAGTTCTCTAAATGTAGGATATTATACTAAGTTATTCTCGGTGTCATGGAAATGGAAAGGAGAGCTATTGGTTCTTCTTATAAAGCCATTAAAAAGATAAAACTCTCTTGGCTTCTATGAGACATTTTTGCCATCATTATCCTTCAATAAATGCTTATTTGTCAGCactatttaagcaatattttttcTGATTCCAGAGCCTTTGCCTACATCCAACAGGCTACGGAAATATCGAGGGACCCCCAAATGGCATACATACCCCGGGAAAAGTGGCATGACTTTGATCCTCAGCTGATTGCCGAAGGACTCTTTGCGGCGGCCAATGTCTTTTCGGCCTTGAAACTGGTCCACATGTTCAGCATCAATCCGCACCTGGGGCCTCTACAGATCTCGCTGGGCCGGATGGTCATTGACATTGTGAAGTTCTTCTTCATCTACACGTTAGTGCTGTTTGCGTTCGCTTGCGGCCTCAACCAGCTCCTGTGGTACTTTGCGGCGCTGGAGAAGAGCAAGTGCTATGTCCTGCCGGGCGGGGAGGCGGATTGGGGTAACCATGGCGACTCCTGCATGAAATGGCGTCGCTTTGGCAAGTAAGTCCAGTCACTAGTCCAATTATCCACTCATCTCGCTAATTGTTCAATGTGTTTAGCCTTTTCGAGTCCTCGCAGTCGCTGTTTTGGGCCAGTTTCGGAATGGTCGGCCTGGATGACTTCGAGCTCAGTGGCATCAAGTCGTATACGCGATTCTGGGGACTGCTCATGTTCGGCTCGTACAGCGTCATCAACGTGATTGTTCTCCTCAACCTACTGATTGCCATGATGTCCAATTCGTATGCCATGATTGATGTAAGTTACCACGAACTTTGACCTTATTTATTCTTAAAATAATAACATTTCTTTGCAGGAGCACTCGGACACAGAGTGGAAATTTGCTCGCACTAAACTGTGGATGAGTTTCTTCGAGGACAGTGCAACCCTGCCGCCGCCTTTCAATGTCCTGCCGTCTGTGAAATGGCTGATCAGGATGTTCCGCAAGTCTAGCAAGGCCATTGATCGCCAGCGCTCTAAGGTAAGCTTTCAAGAAGGACTTCCGTTatcctttttattatttatccaATTTTCAGAAGCGACAAGAGCAGGAGCAGTACAGTAAGTACGACAATATTATGCGTTCCCTGGTCTGGCGATATGTGGCCGCCATGCATCGCAAGTTCGAGAATAATCCTGTATCGGAGGACGATATCAACGAGGTGAAGAGCGAAATAAGCACAATGCGCTATGAAATGCTAGAGATTTTCGAGAACAGCGGCATGGATGTCTCCTCGGCCAATAAGAAAGATAAGCGTAAGTATTCTTCTCCAAAAGACATACGATTTTTTTCGACAAAACCATTTACTTACCAGAACGAAGACCTCGACGCATCAAGGTCTGGGAGCGACGATTAATGAAGGGCTTCCAGGTGGCACCAGTTCAGTCCAGTTGTGAGAACGATGTCTTCGGAAATGTCAACGGCCAGGGCGACATGAGGGAGATCAAGGTGGAGTCCATACCCTCCAAGCCGGCCAAGGAGACCGCCAAGGAGAGATTCCAGCGAGTGGCCAGAACTGTTCTGCTGCAGTCCACTGCCCACAAATGGAATGTGGTCTTGAAAGCCGCCCAGGACTCTCAGATAGGACGATGCACTCAAAACGAGAGGAAAAGCCTGCAGAATCTGGGTAGAGCCATTGAAGAGGCCAAAAGGTGAGACCTACTTTTCTAATTAAGTTAATTAAATCCAGTTCAATACACTCCTCAGACTCATTATGATGAATCCCAATTGTCCTTCCGGTCGGGAGTCACCCATCCGCATTGAGTTCGAGGATGAGAAGACCAGCACTCTGCTGGAATTGCTGAATCAAATAAGTGAGGAAATCTCCCACAATGAAACGCCCAGGATCAAGACCATCTGGCGGCCACCCATTAAGTCCGTCCCAGCCCGAGCCATGGCCTTGAACAATGGCAGATCCTTGACCGCTCCTGAGCTGAAAGTCAGCAGGAAAGCATCACCGGCTCCTACGCCAGGGCCTACACCAGGATCTTCGATAAGCCAGCTGGCCAGACAAAGAGAGCTGCCTTTGTGTCCCAGCAAACTGGTGACCGATTCCACAGAAGGACATACTCCTGCTTCTGTTTCTCTTTCTAATCCTGTGCCTTTGAAGAAGGCAGCCCCCTTGGCTCCGGCACCGCCTCCGTATAAATCCAGACATACCCCCTTTTCCGTAGAGGGTCGAGTTCAGGCCAATAGTCGTACCTCACATGGTGTGCCATCTGGCAATTCCAATTTCGACATCCATGTGGTGGATCTGGATGAGCCGGCGGCCAGAGGGTCCTTGGCCAAGGACAATGTGTCCGATATTAGCTCGATTGCCAGTACGAGTCCCCAGCGGCCAAAACACCGAAACTAAATGTGATTGTGGCATGGACACGGGTGATAAATATCCAAAGTTAAAGGTCCttccaaacaaaaataaaagtagaATGAAAATCTTTATTCTTATAACTTATTCACATACaaaagaaaagaataaaaCTATTTAGGAAAATTAAATTCCTTGTGTTTTTCTTAAAGTGGCTCCTGAAGGACCTTAAATGGCATTTACATATGTAGGATGCCCAATGGAGCATCCCTAGACTTGATGGACCCTTTggggtttttcaatttttttctctttcggaaaaaagaaacatttttgGGGAAAGCGTGCGGAAAGTCGAAAGCCGGAAGCATCAAAGCCAATTGAgacataaaaaacacaaacaagcggcaagaaattataaattcaatttgaTGTCATATCAATTGATTTTGAGCTACATCATTTTGCCGCTCGGCATTCCATCGGCGGATCTGGTGCTGATATTGT
Coding sequences:
- the LOC6496227 gene encoding transient-receptor-potential-like protein; protein product: MGRKKKLPTGISSGGNNSANAPKTVGGCCVPLGLPQPLLLEEKKFLLAVERGDMPNVRRILQKALRHQHININCMDPLGRRALTLAIDNENLEMVELLVIMGVETKDALLHAINAEFVEAVELLLEHEELIYKEGEPYSWQKVDINTAMFAPDITPLMLAAHKNNFEILRILLDRGAAVPVPHDIRCGCEECMRLMAEDSLRHSLSRVNIYRALCSPSLICLTSNDPILTAFQLSWELRNLALTEQECKAEYMDLRRQCQKFAVDLLDQTRTSNELAIILNYDPQMSSYEPGDRMSLTRLVQAISYKQKKFVAHSNIQQLLSSIWYEGLPGFRRKSIVDKVLCIGQVAVLFPLYCLIYMCAPNCRTGQLMRKPFMKFLIHASSYLFFLFILILVSQRADDDFVRIFGTDRMKKELAEQELRQRGQAPTKLELIVVLYVIGFMWEEVQEIFAVGMKNYLRNMWNFIDFLRNSLYVSVMCLRAFAYIQQATEISRDPQMAYIPREKWHDFDPQLIAEGLFAAANVFSALKLVHMFSINPHLGPLQISLGRMVIDIVKFFFIYTLVLFAFACGLNQLLWYFAALEKSKCYVLPGGEADWGNHGDSCMKWRRFGNLFESSQSLFWASFGMVGLDDFELSGIKSYTRFWGLLMFGSYSVINVIVLLNLLIAMMSNSYAMIDEHSDTEWKFARTKLWMSFFEDSATLPPPFNVLPSVKWLIRMFRKSSKAIDRQRSKKRQEQEQYSKYDNIMRSLVWRYVAAMHRKFENNPVSEDDINEVKSEISTMRYEMLEIFENSGMDVSSANKKDKQRRPRRIKVWERRLMKGFQVAPVQSSCENDVFGNVNGQGDMREIKVESIPSKPAKETAKERFQRVARTVLLQSTAHKWNVVLKAAQDSQIGRCTQNERKSLQNLGRAIEEAKRLIMMNPNCPSGRESPIRIEFEDEKTSTLLELLNQISEEISHNETPRIKTIWRPPIKSVPARAMALNNGRSLTAPELKVSRKASPAPTPGPTPGSSISQLARQRELPLCPSKLVTDSTEGHTPASVSLSNPVPLKKAAPLAPAPPPYKSRHTPFSVEGRVQANSRTSHGVPSGNSNFDIHVVDLDEPAARGSLAKDNVSDISSIASTSPQRPKHRN
- the LOC6494346 gene encoding uncharacterized protein LOC6494346, yielding MEVGEGQGLVIKMAQKNKETQTVKIVAGGGMAPNWFNAAAYTATGGPFTGHPLAAGPPAMQHHPISCQFYMDREEQLYRRACQMKGIRVERLNEIREEEDDSVGSEEEPSKVIYRYTLDEMKSYNPYRFINF